In Leptotrichia hongkongensis, one genomic interval encodes:
- the nifJ gene encoding pyruvate:ferredoxin (flavodoxin) oxidoreductase yields the protein MTKNMKTMDGNQAAAHIAYAFTEVAGIYPITPSSTMSELVDQWASYGKENLFGMPVKVVEMQSEAGAAGIVHGSLQTGALTTTFTASQGLLLKIPNMYKIAGELLPGVMHVAARAISTQALSIFGDHQDIYSARMTGWTMLATSSVQEVMDLAGIAHLAAIKSRVPVMHFFDGFRTSHEINKIEVMDYEFLESLLDKKAVQEFRERALNPENPVTRGTAQNDDIYFQAREAQNKFYEAVPDIVNDYMKKISEKTGRNYAPFVYYGSETAERVIIAMGSVNETIKEVVDYLNKNGENVGVLNVHLYRPFSSKYFFDAMPKSVKKIAVLDRTKEPGALGEPLYMDVKALYYGRENAPEIVGGRYGLSSKDTTPEQIIAVFKNIAQKEPKNNFTIGIIDDVTFTSLALEDEVFTGNEDVKECLFFGLGSDGTVGANKNSIKIIGDKTDLYAQGYFAYDSKKAGGVTRSHLRFSKNPIRSTYLVTRPNFVACSAPAYLGKYDMISGLKEGGIFLLNTIWEKEKLIPSIPNEIKRELARKKIKFFIINATKLAKEIGLGNRTNTIMQSAFFYLSEVIPHEEAKEYMKEYAEKSYGRKGQDIVQQNWNAIDRGIDGLEEVEVLPEWADLEVNEQIIEAAKPEFIKKIADPINHMKGNELPVSSIIENGMVDGSFQHGTAHYEKRGIADEVPEWQPDMCIQCNQCAYVCPHAVIRPFLLDEEEMKKAPEGMPTIKALGRGMDGLEYKIQVSPLDCTGCSACVDVCPAPRGKAIVMKSTQSQIERNEIEYTDYLFNNVSYKDKILGKNTVKGSQFAKPLFEFSGACAGCGETPYIKLVTQLFGERMIVANATGCSSIYGASAPSSPYTTAESGCGPAWASSLFEDNAEYGYGMFQAVNTIRLRILKRMEEIKADVSTELSDLFTLFADNFYDGDKTTEIRDELVTLMEKEKSKNPNEKVKNNIAEILELKQYLIKKSIWMFGGDGWAYDIGFGGLDHVLASGDDVNMLVLDTEVYSNTGGQASKASKAGAVAKFSASGKPTKKKDLAAILMTYGNIYVAKVSMGANQNQTLKAIREAESYPGPSIIIAYSPCIEHGIKAGMGKFQTEEKLATEVGYWPIFRYDPRLAEKGKNPLQLDTRNPAWDKYEDFLLGERRYATLAAEFPEKAKELLEANLKNAKDNWNYYKRMAAMDYSTEE from the coding sequence ATGACAAAAAATATGAAAACAATGGATGGTAACCAAGCTGCAGCTCACATAGCTTACGCATTTACGGAAGTTGCTGGAATTTATCCGATTACTCCGTCATCAACTATGTCAGAGCTTGTAGATCAATGGGCATCATACGGAAAGGAAAATTTATTTGGAATGCCAGTAAAGGTTGTGGAAATGCAATCAGAGGCTGGAGCTGCAGGAATTGTACACGGATCATTACAAACTGGAGCTTTGACCACTACGTTTACTGCTTCTCAAGGATTACTATTAAAAATACCTAATATGTATAAAATAGCTGGGGAATTGCTTCCAGGTGTAATGCACGTGGCGGCAAGAGCTATTTCTACACAGGCGTTATCAATATTTGGAGATCATCAGGATATTTACTCGGCTAGAATGACAGGATGGACTATGCTTGCGACAAGTTCAGTTCAGGAAGTTATGGATCTTGCTGGAATTGCACATTTGGCAGCAATTAAGTCGAGAGTGCCGGTAATGCATTTTTTTGATGGATTTAGGACTTCGCATGAGATAAATAAAATAGAGGTTATGGATTATGAGTTTCTTGAAAGCCTGCTTGATAAAAAAGCTGTTCAGGAATTTAGGGAAAGAGCATTGAATCCAGAAAATCCTGTAACAAGGGGAACAGCTCAGAATGACGATATTTATTTTCAGGCAAGAGAAGCCCAAAATAAATTTTATGAAGCTGTACCTGATATTGTAAATGACTATATGAAAAAAATTAGCGAAAAGACAGGACGGAACTATGCACCTTTTGTTTATTATGGATCAGAAACTGCTGAAAGAGTTATTATTGCAATGGGGTCTGTAAATGAAACAATAAAGGAAGTTGTGGATTATCTGAATAAAAATGGGGAAAATGTAGGTGTACTGAATGTTCATTTGTATCGTCCTTTCTCCAGCAAGTATTTTTTTGATGCAATGCCAAAAAGTGTGAAAAAGATTGCTGTGCTTGACAGGACAAAAGAGCCTGGAGCATTGGGTGAGCCATTATATATGGATGTAAAGGCACTTTACTATGGACGTGAAAATGCACCTGAAATTGTTGGTGGAAGATATGGACTGTCATCAAAGGATACAACGCCAGAGCAAATTATAGCAGTGTTCAAGAATATTGCACAAAAAGAGCCTAAAAATAATTTTACAATTGGAATTATTGATGATGTAACGTTTACATCTCTTGCGCTTGAAGATGAAGTGTTTACTGGAAATGAAGATGTAAAAGAATGTCTGTTCTTTGGGCTTGGTTCAGATGGAACAGTTGGAGCAAATAAAAATTCGATAAAAATTATTGGAGATAAGACAGATTTGTATGCACAGGGATATTTTGCGTACGATTCAAAAAAAGCTGGAGGAGTGACAAGATCTCATTTGAGATTCAGTAAAAATCCAATTCGCTCAACTTACTTGGTTACAAGACCTAATTTTGTAGCCTGTTCGGCACCTGCATATCTTGGGAAATATGATATGATTTCTGGATTGAAAGAAGGAGGGATATTCCTCTTAAATACAATCTGGGAAAAGGAAAAATTGATTCCAAGTATTCCGAATGAGATAAAAAGGGAACTAGCTAGAAAAAAAATCAAATTTTTCATTATAAATGCTACAAAATTAGCTAAAGAAATTGGATTAGGAAATAGAACAAACACTATTATGCAATCAGCCTTTTTCTATCTTTCAGAAGTAATTCCTCATGAAGAAGCAAAGGAATACATGAAAGAGTATGCAGAAAAAAGTTACGGAAGAAAAGGACAGGATATTGTTCAACAAAACTGGAATGCTATTGATAGGGGAATTGACGGTCTGGAAGAAGTTGAAGTATTGCCAGAATGGGCAGACCTTGAAGTCAATGAGCAAATTATTGAAGCTGCAAAACCTGAATTTATCAAAAAGATTGCAGATCCGATTAACCATATGAAAGGTAATGAATTACCAGTTTCCTCAATTATAGAAAATGGAATGGTAGATGGAAGCTTCCAGCATGGAACAGCACATTATGAAAAAAGAGGAATCGCTGATGAAGTGCCGGAATGGCAACCAGACATGTGTATCCAATGTAATCAATGTGCGTATGTATGTCCTCACGCTGTAATACGTCCGTTTCTGCTTGATGAAGAAGAAATGAAAAAGGCACCAGAAGGAATGCCTACGATAAAAGCTCTTGGTAGAGGAATGGATGGACTTGAATATAAGATTCAGGTATCGCCTCTGGACTGTACAGGATGTAGTGCCTGTGTAGATGTTTGTCCTGCACCACGTGGAAAAGCCATTGTTATGAAATCTACTCAGTCTCAAATTGAAAGAAATGAAATTGAATACACAGATTACTTGTTTAACAATGTTTCATACAAAGATAAGATTTTAGGAAAAAATACTGTAAAAGGCTCACAATTTGCAAAACCTCTATTTGAATTTTCTGGAGCGTGTGCAGGTTGTGGAGAAACACCTTATATCAAATTGGTAACACAGTTATTTGGGGAACGTATGATTGTGGCAAATGCTACAGGATGTTCTTCAATTTATGGAGCTTCTGCACCATCTTCACCTTATACAACTGCTGAAAGTGGCTGTGGGCCTGCATGGGCCTCTTCACTATTTGAAGATAATGCTGAATATGGGTATGGAATGTTTCAGGCTGTAAATACAATTCGACTTAGAATTTTAAAAAGAATGGAAGAAATAAAGGCTGATGTTTCAACAGAACTTTCTGATTTATTTACTTTATTTGCAGATAACTTTTATGATGGAGACAAGACTACGGAAATACGTGATGAACTAGTAACTTTGATGGAAAAGGAAAAGTCTAAGAATCCAAATGAGAAAGTAAAAAACAACATAGCTGAAATATTGGAACTAAAACAATATCTAATCAAAAAATCTATCTGGATGTTTGGAGGAGATGGATGGGCTTATGATATTGGATTTGGTGGACTTGACCACGTATTGGCTTCTGGAGATGATGTCAATATGCTTGTACTTGACACTGAAGTTTACTCAAATACAGGAGGACAGGCTTCAAAAGCATCAAAAGCAGGAGCAGTAGCAAAATTTTCTGCTTCTGGAAAGCCAACTAAGAAAAAGGATTTGGCTGCAATACTTATGACTTATGGAAATATCTATGTAGCAAAAGTTTCAATGGGTGCAAATCAAAATCAGACACTAAAAGCAATAAGAGAAGCAGAGTCTTATCCAGGACCATCAATAATAATTGCTTATTCACCTTGTATAGAGCATGGAATAAAAGCTGGAATGGGTAAATTCCAGACAGAAGAAAAACTTGCAACAGAAGTAGGATACTGGCCAATTTTCAGATATGATCCAAGGCTCGCTGAAAAAGGGAAAAATCCACTGCAGTTAGATACACGAAATCCCGCTTGGGACAAATATGAAGATTTCCTATTAGGAGAACGAAGATACGCAACCCTAGCCGCAGAATTTCCTGAAAAAGCTAAAGAATTACTTGAAGCAAACTTGAAAAATGCCAAAGACAACTGGAACTACTATAAACGAATGGCAGCAATGGATTATTCAACAGAAGAATAA
- a CDS encoding RsiV family protein, with amino-acid sequence MKKLTLFFMTLLLFNVSFAKEKIDTTFTFRDFSPTSASIVRVTPKTKIENKSRISYPVFAGRNSTVTKNMNTNVTRFISDYKSTKHISYNVSYDVTANNSSFVSILFTIELTDNDTGQKAKLHNAMTFNLKNGKVLQLKDLFADGFESSLSSAINNKFKQFGLPQVDKFDAIVKQQNFYMENDSIIFIYNKGEASNFADGEVFIPFLLTDLIGILK; translated from the coding sequence ATGAAAAAACTAACATTATTTTTTATGACATTGCTTTTATTTAATGTGTCATTTGCAAAGGAAAAAATTGATACTACTTTTACATTTCGAGATTTTTCTCCAACATCAGCGAGTATTGTAAGAGTTACTCCAAAAACAAAAATTGAAAATAAATCAAGAATTTCATATCCTGTATTTGCTGGTAGAAATTCTACTGTTACTAAAAATATGAATACAAATGTAACAAGATTTATCTCTGATTATAAATCTACAAAACATATTTCTTATAATGTTTCTTACGATGTAACAGCAAACAACAGTTCATTTGTAAGTATTTTATTTACAATTGAATTAACAGACAACGATACAGGACAAAAAGCAAAACTTCACAATGCAATGACATTCAACTTAAAAAATGGAAAAGTTTTACAGCTTAAAGACCTATTTGCCGATGGATTTGAATCTTCTCTATCAAGTGCAATTAATAATAAATTTAAACAGTTTGGTCTTCCTCAAGTTGATAAATTTGATGCAATTGTAAAACAGCAAAATTTCTACATGGAAAATGATTCTATTATCTTTATTTACAATAAAGGTGAAGCTTCTAATTTTGCTGATGGGGAAGTATTTATTCCATTCTTATTGACAGATTTAATAGGAATCTTAAAATAA
- a CDS encoding S66 peptidase family protein, which yields MRTIKINKKLLLLGLLTTSLTLNAAYNTTRSSSGVSTKIKNVVDSQSSKNNTVNEIIIPKGLKPGDTIGLIAPANYTNENSYAEIEYLTSRGFNVVYGQSFSSRWYGFGGTDDVRAKDINDMFANPKINAIFAVRGGYGGIRIVDKLNYDVIKKNPKIISGFSDNTTLLLAINEKTGLVTFHGPMADNLKNIPPVTENAFNKAFTSNESYNLLGFDDTYSIMKTGRGSGRITGGNLSLVVATLGTDHEINTDGKILFLEETNEASYRVDRMLKQLKLAGKFDKLQGIILGDFKNPKQSDPTDMTIDEVFYDNFGKLNVPIVKNFKSGHVRPFITVPIGAKASMDTYKREILIEKATK from the coding sequence GTGAGAACAATAAAAATAAATAAAAAATTGTTACTATTAGGACTATTAACAACTAGTTTAACATTAAATGCCGCATACAATACAACAAGAAGTAGTTCAGGCGTAAGTACAAAAATAAAAAATGTTGTAGATTCTCAGAGTTCAAAAAATAATACAGTAAATGAAATTATAATTCCAAAAGGACTAAAACCAGGCGATACAATTGGTTTAATAGCACCTGCAAACTATACTAACGAAAATAGTTACGCAGAAATAGAATATTTGACAAGCAGAGGATTTAATGTTGTATATGGACAGTCATTTTCATCAAGATGGTACGGATTTGGAGGAACTGACGATGTAAGAGCAAAAGATATAAATGATATGTTTGCAAATCCTAAGATTAATGCTATTTTTGCTGTACGTGGCGGATATGGCGGAATTAGAATTGTAGATAAATTAAATTATGACGTAATCAAGAAAAATCCTAAAATTATTTCAGGATTTAGCGATAATACAACTTTATTACTCGCAATTAATGAAAAAACTGGGCTTGTGACATTTCACGGACCTATGGCAGATAATTTGAAAAATATTCCGCCAGTTACAGAAAATGCCTTTAATAAAGCTTTTACAAGTAATGAGTCGTATAATTTGTTAGGTTTTGATGATACTTATTCAATCATGAAAACTGGACGTGGAAGCGGAAGGATTACTGGTGGAAATTTGTCATTAGTAGTTGCTACACTTGGAACAGACCACGAAATTAATACAGATGGGAAAATATTATTTCTAGAAGAAACAAACGAAGCAAGCTATCGTGTGGACAGAATGTTGAAACAATTAAAACTGGCTGGAAAATTTGATAAATTACAGGGAATCATATTAGGAGATTTTAAGAATCCTAAACAGTCAGATCCAACAGATATGACTATTGATGAAGTTTTTTATGATAACTTTGGGAAATTAAATGTTCCGATTGTAAAAAATTTCAAATCTGGACACGTAAGACCATTTATTACCGTGCCAATTGGAGCAAAAGCCAGTATGGATACTTACAAACGTGAAATTTTAATAGAAAAAGCTACAAAGTAA